The Watersipora subatra chromosome 1, tzWatSuba1.1, whole genome shotgun sequence genome has a window encoding:
- the LOC137387264 gene encoding kinesin-like protein KIF21A produces MIEELERSQRQLQTIRQHYEDKMRNLQDQIMAVERERNQVLSSLGSKKQQSEEQVRKVKMEFEKRLDTMQQELNKVNTAKKEHAKMMKNQVVYDRRIRDLSTELNEMKKIKVRLMAQMKTESEKNKISDQRKNKDFFYYYTAIRGVWCLCK; encoded by the exons atgattgaagaactcgaaaggagccagcgacaactgcaaacaattcgtcagcattacgaggataaaatgcgcaacttgcaggaccaaataatggctgttgaacgagaacgaaaccaggtcctaagcagcttag gcagcaagaagcagcagtcggaggagcaggtgcgcaaagttaaaatggagtttgagaaacggctggataccatgcaacaggagctcaataaggtaaatactgccaaaaaggagcacgccaaaatgatgaagaaccaagttgtctacgaccggcgcatcagggaccttagtactgaactgaatgagatgaagaagataaag gtgcgactgatggcacaaatgaagacggaatcagagaagaataagattagtgaccaacgaaagaataagga tttcttctattactacacagccatcaggggtgtgtggtgtctttgcaaataa